The genomic window AGCTATTACAATATCCAATTTTGGTCCCATTCAAAGTTTCAAACCTTGTGAGAAATGATGGACGAGGAAAATTCCAATTAAACCATCCTTTTCCTTCACTTTATAAATAGACAAGGGAGTTAACAAGAGTGAAAGAGCAAACGCAAAGGAACCTTGATAGAGATAAGATAGAACCACAATCGAATGGATAAGGtaacccttcttcttctccttccccttCTCTTTGTTCTAGCCCTTGTTTCCCAGGGTCATGCACAGTCCTGCAGTCCCTACGGCGAGGAACATGGACAGTCCTCCAGCCCCTTCGGTGAGGGCCATGGACAGTCCTGCAGTTACTTCGGCAAAGAGAAAGTCACACGCCTCCACTTCTTCTACTCAGAAAGAGTCACTGGAGACAAGCCTACTATTGTGCTGTCTGCCAAGCCTGAAAACAACCCCTCTGCTGGTATTGAAACATTTGGGGCATTGTCTGTCATTGATACACCTCTCACTGAAGGGGAAGACCTAAACTCAAAGGTTGTAGGACGTGCACAAGGACTTGTAGTGGCTGCAGGGCTGGACAAAACCATGCT from Dioscorea cayenensis subsp. rotundata cultivar TDr96_F1 unplaced genomic scaffold, TDr96_F1_v2_PseudoChromosome.rev07_lg8_w22 25.fasta BLBR01000433.1, whole genome shotgun sequence includes these protein-coding regions:
- the LOC120254403 gene encoding dirigent protein 11-like, which codes for MDKVTLLLLLPLLFVLALVSQGHAQSCSPYGEEHGQSSSPFGEGHGQSCSYFGKEKVTRLHFFYSERVTGDKPTIVLSAKPENNPSAGIETFGALSVIDTPLTEGEDLNSKVVGRAQGLVVAAGLDKTMLIFAVDFEFTSGEYSGSSISVLSRNPILDVYRELAVVGGRGKFRMARGYALLRKAIANADVNIIEYDVTVFHY